The sequence TATTTGGGCGTTTGGCCAATCGTTAATTCCTTCGATAAACCATACATCATTGAATCCATCAGCATTTGGGGTGAACGTGTTAGAGGCAACGATCGGAGGCAGGATAAAAACGCTCACCTCATCAGTGTATGTACACCCGCCTATCTCGGCGGTCACCATATACGTTACCGTGATATCTACTCCTTCCGGTTCTGCAGTGACTTCATCTCCCGTGGTTTGATTGAGTTGAGGCCCCGACCATTCCAAATTACCGAAATCACCATCGGCGGTTAACACAACCGTTTCACCCTCAAAAACCTCAACATTGGATGCAGCACTATTCGGATCGCGTCCACTCTGATATCCTTCGGCACCAAGGTCGTATTCCAAAGCAGGTCCGGAAACATCAAGATTGAAACTACACTCAGAATCAGGGCCACCCAGTCCATCGTTCAATCCCGTGATCATGATGTAGTATGTTGTAGCAGGCTCGAGTGCCGTCAAGAAAATTTGACCGCCACCCGTTGTATCGGTGGTGCAAAAAACAGGCGAAGAATAAGAACCCGAATCGCAAATGTCTACAGCGTCAAATACAGCTATTCCAATGGCCGTATCGGCGAGACAAGAGTCAACGCTGAATTGTATTGTGGCTGTACTGTCTTGGTAATCAATAAATGGAAATTGATCGATGTTCTGCGTTTCGAATGAATAGAAAACCGCATTGGGGGCATCCGCAAAACAAAAACCAGCACCTACGCTTGATGGTGCACCATCCAAGTATGAATAGTTAGGCGCACCTTCGCCAGGGCAGAGCGCTTCAGGATTTGTACAATCTTGAGCGGAAAGAAAAGACGCTAAAAAAAGTATGGGCAATAGAATAAATGCCTCCTTAATCCGGAAGTTTCTAGTCATCAAGGGGAGTTGATAATTTATCTTTTTAAAGATACGTATCAGAGTGGGCGTAATGTTTCGGTAATTCATAGTTTTTCACAGTAAAATGTTGGAAATCGAGGAGCTCTCGAAAAGCTCAAATTAAGCCAGCCATTAAAAGACCAAAGAGACAAGCAATCACTGAAGCGAGAAGGTTGGTTGTGCTGTTGTTTATCCGTGAGAAGCCACGGGTTGGATTTTCGTTTTTGTCTTTAGCGCTTTCGCGAATGGTACCATCCGGATTCGTGTATTTTGCTTGGAAGAGGTCTCCGATGAGGCTGTCGGTCAAATTCCCAATAACCCCAGCAGCACCTATAATCAAGCATTGCGTCAAGCTAAAATCGAACAGTGGCAAATAGGCAAGCGCAGCAGGAATAAAAGCAAAGATCATTCCCGCAAGAGAGCCGGAAAAGGTGATAGCGCCGCTAACACCTGCCGCAGTTTTCTTTCCATTCAGAATTTTGTAATGGTTTCCTCCCATTCGCACACCGATTTCAGAAGCAGAGGTATCACTCAAGGCAAAAGCAAACCCTGAAACACCTGCAATTAAGAAAACGGAATCGGCCCAAATAAAGTACACCATGAAGCACACGGCAGGAATCAATCCATTGGCAAAGACTTGATCGGCATCTCTCACAGAGCCTTCATCCTTATATCCCGGAAGCTTTGAAAGCAGACTTCCAATCAAGAAAAACGCGGCTGGAAATACGATGATTTTAGGTTGGGAATTGACCACAAAAACCCAACCCAGAATGGCTGCCGCAAATGCCCCACCACAGGTCAACCATTTTCGCCGAAAGGCAAAAAATGCCAAAACAGGGATGACTAAAGAATAGTAGATTGAATCACCTACAGGGAGAATTAGAATCCAGTAAGCACAGGCCGCAGGAACCCATAGATTGTCAAAACTCCTTAGCGACAACGACTCCAGAATGGCGAGAAATACGGCCATAAAAAATGCTTGTTTCCACTCGATGGATGGAATGAACTCGGGCAATAAGCGACTCCCAAATACCAAGACAACGAAAGTCACAACGGCAAAAGTCAAGGCTCCTTCCAGCGTTTTGCCTTCCGGCGAAAAATCCAGTTTACGCTTGCCAAAGCCATAGCCGACTACCGTGGCAAGCCCGTCTGACCATGCTAAGACCATCAGAGGAAAGTACACCAAATGAGGCTGGTCAGCCCCAAAGAAATAGGTCAGTGCAAAAAAGGAAATGGCGAAATAAAGGATACCGTAACTCCTGCGCCCGGTCTCGTCATCTCTGAAAAAACCCAGAAAAACGGCTGCTGCCAAAAGAGGGATAGCTAAACCGATGATCAGCAGTAGCTGTTCGATTTCAAGAAAATAAACCGAAAAAGCCGAGACTGATATTGCCCCAATGTGAAGTATCTTTCTCGCAAATACGGGATGAACAATTCC comes from Cryomorphaceae bacterium 1068 and encodes:
- a CDS encoding gliding motility-associated C-terminal domain-containing protein encodes the protein MTRNFRIKEAFILLPILFLASFLSAQDCTNPEALCPGEGAPNYSYLDGAPSSVGAGFCFADAPNAVFYSFETQNIDQFPFIDYQDSTATIQFSVDSCLADTAIGIAVFDAVDICDSGSYSSPVFCTTDTTGGGQIFLTALEPATTYYIMITGLNDGLGGPDSECSFNLDVSGPALEYDLGAEGYQSGRDPNSAASNVEVFEGETVVLTADGDFGNLEWSGPQLNQTTGDEVTAEPEGVDITVTYMVTAEIGGCTYTDEVSVFILPPIVASNTFTPNADGFNDVWFIEGINDWPNAQIFVYSRWGNKVFQATNYENDWGGDDLPAATYYYVIELNPVDFDAEPITGSVTILR
- a CDS encoding DUF92 domain-containing protein, with translation MDFLLAGLVLLFVLVAEVFRRTGIVHPVFARKILHIGAISVSAFSVYFLEIEQLLLIIGLAIPLLAAAVFLGFFRDDETGRRSYGILYFAISFFALTYFFGADQPHLVYFPLMVLAWSDGLATVVGYGFGKRKLDFSPEGKTLEGALTFAVVTFVVLVFGSRLLPEFIPSIEWKQAFFMAVFLAILESLSLRSFDNLWVPAACAYWILILPVGDSIYYSLVIPVLAFFAFRRKWLTCGGAFAAAILGWVFVVNSQPKIIVFPAAFFLIGSLLSKLPGYKDEGSVRDADQVFANGLIPAVCFMVYFIWADSVFLIAGVSGFAFALSDTSASEIGVRMGGNHYKILNGKKTAAGVSGAITFSGSLAGMIFAFIPAALAYLPLFDFSLTQCLIIGAAGVIGNLTDSLIGDLFQAKYTNPDGTIRESAKDKNENPTRGFSRINNSTTNLLASVIACLFGLLMAGLI